The Oncorhynchus tshawytscha isolate Ot180627B linkage group LG12, Otsh_v2.0, whole genome shotgun sequence genome includes a window with the following:
- the LOC121847871 gene encoding octapeptide-repeat protein T2-like: MGCWILVYMIQRDGTALSRHMAERARGIKAERARGIKAERARGIKAERARGIKAERARGIKAERARGIKAERARGIKAGRARGIKAGRARGIKAERARGIKAERARGIKAERARGIKAERARGIKAERARGIKAERARGIKAERARGIKAGRARGIKAGRARGIKAGRARGIKAGRARGIKADTV, translated from the exons cagacatatg GCTGAGAGGGCCCGAGGAATCAAGGCTGAGAGGGCCCGAGGAATCAAGGCTGAGAGGGCCCGAGGAATCAAGGCTGAGAGGGCCCGAGGAATCAAGGCTGAGAGGGCCCGAGGAATCAAGGCTGAGAGGGCCCGAGGAATCAAGGCTGAGAGGGCCCGAGGAATCAAGGCTGGGAGGGCCCGAGGAATCAAGGCTGGGAGGGCCCGAGGAATCAAGGCTGAGAGGGCCCGAGGAATCAAGGCTGAGAGGGCCCGAGGAATCAAGGCTGAGAGGGCCCGAGGAATCAAGGCTGAGAGGGCCCGAGGAATCAAGGCTGAGAGGGCCCGAGGAATCAAGGCTGAGAGGGCCCGAGGAATCAAGGCTGAGAGGGCCCGAGGAATCAAGGCTGGGAGGGCCCGAGGAATCAAGGCTGGGAGGGCCCGAGGAATCAAGGCTGGGAGGGCCCGAGGAATCAAGGCTGGGAGGGCCCGAGGAATCAAGGCGGACACTGTTTGA